The Malaclemys terrapin pileata isolate rMalTer1 chromosome 2, rMalTer1.hap1, whole genome shotgun sequence nucleotide sequence GCTAATGGGACAAGCTTTCTTGCAGGTGGCACCTTCATGGGTCTgatggggcaattaacaaagcCTTTGCATTGTGACGTCCCACTATGGTCCATTTGGATTCAATAGTCCTTCCTGATGAGCTGGAGATAAACACTTTTCGTAAGAATTCAGCGTTTTGCATTGAGTTACATAGTTTGGAACAAACATTTTATAGTTACGGAGCAAACACTTAAGTATTATCTTATAGCGTGGGGTACAGACATTTCAAGCATTTCATCAAGTCTAAACGCTAACAACATTGTTATAGGTCCACTCCCCATCTTAACTATGGTAACACATAGGTGAGCTAGACTGGTTTCCAACAATAAATTTGTCAGCACTCAGCTGTGACCTAAAcccttggccagagctggcataaggtctgccagcatcacacataTATATAATGCTCATATGCCACCAGCCCTTctagaaaacattttcttttaactcCTGTCGAATGGTGAGTTAGTGAAAGATGGTATCTCAAAACAAATCATTGTGGATTCATAACTCagatataaaataaatagaacaTATTTTTCATGCTCAGAATTAAACCGTATTCATAAACGAGCTCCATATGCAAAGAAGGTTCCCTGGCTGAGTATCTTTCAAGGACCATCTGGAAGGAAGCAGGTTTTTAGCATGAAATAATGGTTGTGTTTGTGTCTCTAAGATGTATAGCACAGAACTCACAGCCGGGTGGTAAGGGTCTTTTTAAAGTGATCTTTATACCTTCAGTCCTAAACTGCCATGGGGGCTGGAGAGGCCCCTGGCCTTATTTTAGAAAGCCCTTGGGGCCTgtctaagttacagcagccttCCCTGGCTGTCCTATGGTCACAGCACTGCCCAGGATCTCCACAGTActgcatgctgtggccccatCACTGACATACCTCTCTCACCCCCTAGCACATCCCCTACACCGGGATATGTGAAGGTCAGAGGTAGGCAGCCTCTGGCTGTCTTCTGCAGTGCATCTTATAGGGGGATCCTCCTCTAGCAGTCTTTCAGGGTCTCTTAATGCTATTCCAGACCTTTCATAAAGTGTAAATGGGCCAGAGCCAGGGGAGGGTCTCACCCCTTGTCTTCTAGCTGGGTACATCATCATAAacacttagggtgaaattcacctctgtgcagagggccaacacaagGCATATGAACCACTACTTTGAGGCTAGAGTGGAATTTAAGTCAGACTCCTTGCTCTTCCCACCCTGTCAGACACTGTTAAACCATACTGCATTGCGGGGCTCTGTGATGGCTTGGACAATGACAGAGTTGCACTCTCCCATCTACAGAGACTTTATAGCTTCTCCTTTCcacaaaggctatgtctaccctgGCATAAAAGGGGTATGTCAATTAGCCTGTTACCTAACACATTTACCCACACTttaaaaccctagtgtagacaggcaagTTGTATTTTAACATGTGTTGGCTTGTGGAGGTGAACTCTGTACTATTGTTCCTAGAATACTAGAGGAAGGTAGCTTGTGGTCCCATAACTAAGTGCTGTAGCTATTCCTTGTGCTGAtctcccactggaatcaatggcagCCTTGTATGTAAAGAGACTGCAGGATTGGACACTAATGTATCATggtttcatttctttaaaaaaaaatctgtgttcaaCTAATGATTAGGACCTTATCCTTCCTGGGAAGGAGTgtgctaactcccattgatttcagtgggatctgTGAGCACTGAGCTAGTCACAAAAGCTATTTAGCACCCTTTGGGATTGGATCCCTTgaaaggaaggatgatcttgtggctaGGGCACTGCACAGAGAGCTGGGTAACATGGATTCTGTTACTGACCTACACTAGACTTCTTGGGTGGCCTTGGACAAATtgcttaatctctctgcctccatctgtaatatggggataataatattatTAACCCACCTTACTGACGGGTTGTGAGATTAAATTCATtcctgtctgtaaagcacttacaGATCCTTGGATTCAAGGTGCAACATTACATAGCAATGGcaattatctatctatctatctatctaagttTTTACATTAATAAATAAGATTTCATACTGGATTAGTGGTAATTATTTACTCATAGAACATTTGATTACCAATTCTCTATTCTAAAGCCAGGCACTATGTTTTGTTAGCATTTGGACTACAACTGTTATAAACTTAATCTCTGGCCTCCAATTGTCCAAGACTCCTGGACATAAATCTGTATTCACTTACTACCATGGTTTATATTCTACAGCGCCCTGGTGGTTCAAACAGATTTAATTGGGTCCCATATACTCCATGCTGGTTCAAAACACTCTTGTATCACTATTTGATTGATTAAGATATCAGCATGCTaaggtagtagtagtagtaatgtaAACACCTCCTTtctgtgtccctttaaattgGTGGGACAGCAAAAGGAAGCAAGTGGCTGCACATTCCACTGAACTATGAGGAAACTCACGGGCATCTCATTTGAACATTTCCACTGCAGCATTGAGCAGTGTGGCAGGGTTGCACAGTACACAGTTACACTTTGGTCACCCAATTCAACACGCTATCCTCTTGTCCAGAAGCAGGCAAATAAGATCCAGGACCATAAAGTGATAATTGGGTTAGATTTAGAAGTTATGCTCAAGGTGTCAAAGCAGAAGGCCCTATGCAGCATAAAATATTCATGATCTTTCCATCTACAGAAACCTGTTGATCTTGGCACTACTGTCCCAGGCAGATCTAAAAGAAAGAATAACCTGACACAGACACAAACAAAACCCCTTCCCTAGAGCTATTCTGGCCCTAGAAAGGAGTCAGACTGTCCTGAGAACCAGGATAACTGGGGAATGAATGAGGTACTTGTTCATTTACATAAGCTTTGACTTCCCCTAGTCAACTCCTCTCACCCACAGGCTAGGATAATCTCCTTTTGTGGCtcctgggtgggaggaggagatggatgaGATCCAACCTGGCTTCCAGTCAGCCAGAATTCCAGTCAGGAGAACTTTTCCATTTACCTAGGAGAACATGCATGTATGGTGGGACAGCCTTCCTTTCCATCTCACTCACACCCACCTGCGCTGTCTGCTTTCGCAGAGGCGGGGACTCCACTGACTGGTGATCTGCTGCAGAGTCTTCGCAGTCACTGTCCTTTTATGGCCCCTTTCTTCATCTCTGTATCTCCCTACGAGCAGCTATCAGCTAGACAGAGAGACCCTTTGGGCAGCAAGTTCTTGACATTCTCCCCCAGGTGGCTCCTGTTGTGTTAGCAAGTGAAGAGACTTTCACCCTCACATTTTGTATGATTCTAACATGAATCCcatgggctctggggggagtcACAGAATCTACATCTTAAAAGGGGAATATTTTGCAATGCTCTATCCATCATAAAAAAGAGAGGCTATGTTCCTCTTTGTCAAGAAAGTAGCTTCTGTGGCTAAAAAGACCAGGAGTCTCATAATGTTTCCATGAGCCCACAGCATTGAAGGATGGGGCCTAGAGATCTGAGTAAAACGTGGGAACAGTGAGAATACAGAAAAGGAAATATATGGTTTAACAGAggtgtaaagggaaaaaaatccaaagagaTTAAAATAGCAAATAAGATGCATTATCAACATAAATAACCATTTTATTTTGGAACATATAAACTCTCAGCAGTTAAACCAGCTTTTAATTGATACTCTACTAAAATGTAGGCATAAAACCACATACGTAAGGTTCACAACTATAATTAGGAGTTCTGCCCCAGTGTAAGAACCATTGCCACAGGACTGTGGGCTTAATTGTGCCTGGCTCTgggcttgcaagggggaggggatgagagtgAGAAGATGTAAGGGGGAGAATGCATAAAGCACAGGCACAAATGCGGTTACACGCTAGGGCGTTCTTCCCCAGATACCAGAGGACATGTGTAAGTGCATGCTCCCCCAAGTCTCCTGTAGCTTTGAACCCTGATGCCTCCTggagctgcaccccctcctgctgGATATGGCTCAATGCCACAGCTGAGTCCTGTATGTGGAAAATAAATCAGGACTGATGGTCAACAAACAGCCCATTATCCTTGTTACCTGCtataagcaaacaaaaacagAGGCAATCTACTATGATATGCTCTGAGAAATATGACAAACCAACATTTTGGGATGAGGGGTCTAGCTAACAGAAGCTACGATAGTGTTTTAAAGCAGGATATCTTCACCTGTAGGGAAAACAGAGCCCAACACAAATCTGGTTCTGAAAATACAGTgattggcttttttaaaaaaatcaaagtccCGGAGGAAAATAGAGATCAAAACGGAACAttagaacggccgtactgggtcagaccaaaggtccatctagcccagtatcctgtccaccgacagtggccaatgccaggtgccccagacggaGTGAACCtagcaggcaatgatcaagtgatctctctcctgccatccatctccaccctctgacaatcagaggctagggacaccattccttacccatcctggctaatagccattaatggacttaaccaccatgaatttatccagttctcttttaaatgctgttatagtcctagccttcacaacctcctcaggcaaggagttccactagttgactgtgcgctatgtgaagaagaacttccttttatttgttttaaacctgctgcccattaatttcatttggtggcccctagttcttgttttatgggaataagtaaataacttttccttatctactttctccacatcactcatgattttatatacctctatcatatccccccttagtctcctcttttccaagctgaaaagtcctagcctctttaatctctcctcatatgggacccgttccaaacccctaatcattttagttgcccttctctgaaccttttctagtgccagtataacttttttgagatgaggagaccacatctgtatgcagtattcaagatgtaggcataccatcaatttatatgggctagctcagtggtttgagcattagcctgctaaacccagggttgtgagttcaatccttaaggggggtgccttttagggatctgggacaaaaatctgtctgggggttggtcctgctttgagcagggggttggactagatgaccacctgaggtcccttccaaccctgatagtctatgattctatataagggcaataatttattctctatcccctttttaatgattcctaacatcctgtttgcttttttgactgcctctgcacactgcgtggatgtcttcagagaactatccacgatgactccaagatctttttcctgattcattgtagctaaattagcccccatcgtactgtatgtatagttggggttattttttccaatgtgcattactttacatttatccacattaaatttcatttgccattttgttgcccaatcacttagttttgtgagatctctttgaagttcttcacagtctgctttggtcctaactatcttgagcagtttagtaccatctgcaaactttgccacctcactttttaccccttgctccagattatttatgaaagTGAAAGTTAAATAAACACTGTAAAAGATAAGCACAAGTTGAAATGAAGTGATTTCTGTTCAAAGTAGGAGAATCAATGGTGCAGTAACATTCTATTCTGTACTGTGAATCCACAGCTAGTCAGAATTTTAGTGACTCAAAAAAAaagaattccattttttttaaagtcccattttgtttcttttggcaGTTAACTAAATTAAATGACTTGATTTCCTTCAAATTTTCAACAGCTAAAAAATGACTTTCATCATAAGAAAAATATTAGAAATGTCAATGGTTTCATTTAAATGTAGAAGTGTCCAAACATAGATGAACAGCATGGAAATGCCTCATAAGCAATCACTAAAGTCTAGCTGGTGGCATCACTCATTGGTACTTGTAAGAAAAAGTGAATTTGCGTTTGAAGAGGGTGGGAGTGAGTTTGTGGGACTAAGAAGAAATGGTGGTGGTGAATTAAAATATAGCCACTCTGACTTACTGTACCCCTGATATTTTGATGTTCTTCAAGCCCAATGTTAATAGAAAGGAAAAATACAGGCTATAACTCTGCTCTCAGACACACCTGTGTAAATCCTATGTaactccaatgaaatcagtggagttattctggatttactcAACAgcaaaaaagtatattttttgtaTATCTTTGTAGCAACATTTTAAGTAGGAAAGAGAGATTAAAGTATTACCATTTCCTCCACTGATGTCATAGTTAAGCTCTTCCCGAGCTATCTTTATTTAAAACGGGGTTCTATAGGAAATTGTGCCCTCTTGTGGTATTAGCATTACAGCACAATACCTTTGCAAGTAATGTATACTTACAACTggataaaaaaaaccacacattttgGAGACAGTATCCCAAGTGAACAGAAGTTGAACTCATGAATCTTTGCTCCCTCAGAGCAGTCACTAGACTACCTGAATTTTAAAGGTTATATAGCGATAGTTTctgaacaacaacaataacaatggAAAGATTGAAAGGtgaaacagagtaaaagaagaaaggaaaaagaaactgaaaaatggGATCTGTCATGTTCACTTATACTCTACCATATCCCTCTGTTTTGTGCTCCTCTGTATCTGTCTGTACTGTGGCATTATAGAATTTATGCACATTTCCCTCTACACACTTTGAAAATAGTATACAATATGAAAGTATgtgggtgaaatccaggccctattgaagtcatgggatttttgctattgacttcaaaggaccaCAATTTCACTCTGTGTCTTTAGGATGTATAGAATGTATAGTACTGTCTTTAGAATGTATAGGATTGACCACAGTTCATAGAAACCAGTGGAAAGATTTCTCCTATtttcaattggctttggatcaggccctaaacgtACAACATATCAGGAAATTCTAAAGTTAAGGCTTTTCACATCATCATTAATGCAGCCACCTTGTATGTGTGTCATATGTTGCATTACTGGACAGCCTGTTAAATCTGTGCTTGCGTGTGTGTGTAATGAGAAACACTGGTAGAAACATTACATTTCTAATTCATTGTGTGTTTCAATTCGTACACTTTCTCACTGAatttaatggatttaaaaaaaatgtaaactagAATTCTCATGGTCCCATAACTCATAACTGAACACTGAGCCACTACACCTAAAAGCAGTGGGGTTATCTAttaagctaaaggagaatctgattttattttttcagtctgGGGTAGTCCTACACTGGATGGTGCCTAAATTGTACATGTTTCACAGACTTTGTTCCTTTTGAGGCCTTCCATCCAAATACTAGCCATAACCACCCAGGACAGTTTTTAAAACCCAAATGAGATCAAGGTCATACTGACCAGCACAGACCTGATCTTTCAATCATCAAGTTGCTGTAAACTCAACTTCTTATGAGCCCCACCATTTATTCATTTGAATATGCACTTATACATctgtaaaatagattttaatattACAGTTTTATAAACTACTgcccagatgacagaataaggaagTCATTGCTGCTGTGTGCTGAGCAGTGTTCTCTCTCAGTGTAAGATCCAATCTCATAAATGCCCAGGAACTGTTTCCTTCAGTCCTCGCTCAGGCAAACGTCCCACCGAAACCAAGCGCTGCGGAATCCCAGTTGACAGATTTTAAATAAAGACAGTTTCATGTTATCTGAGCACACAAAATGGCCAAGATATATTTTTGAGTGGAAAACTCTGCATCCCCCCCGCAGTTGCATAATTCAAAAATACTGAACTGATTCTCTTTGAActttacacacacagagagaggaacCTCTCACCTGAAGCTGAAATCAAGAGAACTTTCAAACTTCAAAAGGCTAGTTTTGAAAACTTTAAGACCAGCTGAAAAGAAGGGTTTAGAATGGAAAGTCCTTCACAGTTTTGCCTAGCAGCTCGCTTATAATACATTTGCATGCTGTAAGAACATACATTCATTCGATTTCCAGACTTGTTCTTGTGTTGGCAATACCTTAAGGGACTTAGCTTAattctctttctagcaactgatTTGTGGTTTATTAAAAATCAATCTGATGTCGATTGTTGGGTGGTTATAGCAGATCGGAGGATATAAATTACAGATAATGCAACTGTTGGCTGAAAATACCCCGTGCTGTTAAGAAAACAGGGCATTTCACACGAGTTGCAATATGAAAATAACTGAGCGTGGCACACGTCAGCAACCCCATAGTTAGGagattttccttctttcttttctgGACCATTTATTCGGCTAGCTATAGCCATTTGCTTGCCCTGAGTTTTTCATTGGGTAGAGAAGAGTGACCCTAAAGACCATCCATCCAAAAAGATCACTTTCTCCCCAGCCACTGTTTCCATTTCCTTTAAGGTGGAAAAAAAAGAACGTTTGTTTAGGTTCCTCACGTGGATTTTCCTCTCAACGTGTTCTTTAGATTAACGAATAACACGCAGACTAGactctcctgccccatccaccaccgCCATGCGCTACTAAACGCGTTCGAAGTTCAGTGCTCTGGTGAACGATTTGTGTCACTTCTTTCAGAACCAAGCCGCGGAGATCGATGATTGCGAAGGCAAAACTGTTTTGATTGCCTCCTTTTAGGCTAAAGCGTTTTACTCTTTGACTAGCTTACTAATACTATGgactctctgcccctccccccaccttccttCACCATTTTTTCCTTGCTAGATAATATTTAGATTAGATTGCCCTCCGATACCACTCATTTTACAGTTTTACTGCCTgtatcagaaagaaagaaagaaagaaagacatgtCATTGTCATCCTAGCAAAGGTTACTCTTGCATTGCCAGCTGCCATCAAAGCAGAAGTACTAGATTACTACGGGCAGCTGGGCAGATACTCCTTTGGGAACAAATGATAAAATAGTCCCACCCAGGCAAGCCCTCATTCTAAGGGAGGATGTCAATGTCAAATGGGAAAGGCCTATTGGTCATTGTAGAGTGACATATTCGCAAAGCCAATGGAATTATGACAACTAGCGCTTTGCACGTGCACCTTGTCAGTGTGCGCGGGGCAGCCCTTGGAGCTGTGTGGTGTCTTTACCACTTCTCAGTGAGTAACCCATCTGCTTATCACATCCCTATTTATAAAGGATAGagcaattttttgtttaaatcagcGGGGGAAATGCAACCATGAGTCCAACCTCGTTGTTCGGaactataataataaaatagcaacgAAGTAGCCATTTTGCACAGTTATTTCTAAACGCCAACTAGAATAGTGTGTATTATGCAGGTCAACGATGAAGATTCTAGCCATGCAAAAAGAAATCAGGGCATTGGATTCAGATTTTTATCAATGAACGCTTCCCTCGCAAACGGCCTCAACATAcccaggggcagatcctcagctggggtcaattgccactgaagtcaaagggattatgacaatttacaccatttGGGGATCTGCTGAGGCTCTCTGTCTTTCTTAATAGTAAACAGTCTGAGATTGGGGGGAATAAAACTAGATTATGTCATTAATAAAAGAAGTCACCGTTCCCTTCAAAAGTGTAAGCTTTTCCCTTTTCTTAGGATTTCCCCCCATCCATCTTTGCTGCTTAGAACAGCCGTGTTAATATTCTCGATTCCTTCAATCTGCATatttcatctttcttttcttcttctagcCCAATACGTGGGGGGAACAGAACTACGTAAATTCGGGACTATCACTGTACTGTCCTGTGCTTTGACTTTCGACAAGGTGCCCAGACAGACAGAGAACTCCACTCCCACGGCTGAGAAGCGAGATCTAACAAAGTGTTGTGTAAACCCTGCATTAAAGCCTTGTGCTCTCCTGATGCAGTGATCTAAAATATTGACTGGTCGCATTGCAACTCCTCGCTTTCCAACGCAGGCTTTCTACGGTTTGCAGCTGAGGTGTTGTTAAAAAACCACAGCACCTGCGCTTTTCTGGTAGGGAACTGGGAGGGGAGGACCAAGACCTGTGTATGCAAACCTAAAAAAAACCAAATGTAAAACAGATTGGCGCTCTGTTCCCCCCACAATACATCTTTGAGTGAGGGAAAACTTACTGCCCGATCACCAGTAATGAAATCTCAGCAGTGAGGAGTTGTACAACCTCTGGATGCGAAGTGTTTGATTGTCAGTACTATGTCAATTATGTATTTTTCCCCCAAAGGCAGAAGAAGCACTCCAGGATATGCGTGAAATGAGCTAATATCGGCATTTCTTCATATTTACATAGAAGAAGGCTTCCCCCTCGCAGATTACATCACCCTAATATCGAAGAAAGCCAAGAAATCATTGGCTCCCCCGGAAATGCAGCCCATGCACCAGAGGTGATGGGAGCGAGGGGTATGTGTGCCAGCACCGCACACTGCGTCTTCTTGTTcggttcttctccctcccttagTTCTGCAGGCCGTTGCCCACGGCACAGGGGACACGGGAGAGGGCAGAACGCCCCAGCTGCTCGTGGTTCAACGAGCCCCGTGCAGCCAGAACAATAAGGGCCGCGCTCCCAATTATTAACGGGGCTCAGGGCGCAGTGGCAAAGCCTCCCGAAGCGCCCGTGTAAACGGGAAGAGCCCgagagggagggatggacggaGGGAGAGGGGTAGATCACTTGTGAATGGTTTGGAAAcataattgggggaggggggagcggaaACGTCCCTATAAAGCTCAGCAAAGTCCCTCCTCTCCACGTCAGGCCGATGACACCGCCGCTGCCCCAAACTTTCCGCCAGCAGGAGCTATAAGAGCCTCCAAGTCTGCAACTTTCTCCCAATCCCAGACACCTCGAAGGGGCTCCAAGGAGGGATCGGGAGGGGTGggctgtggtgggtttttttttctcctggatCCTGatgccatccccccaccccccgaactgaggtcctcctccctctcctcctcctcctcgcaggCCCGCAAGCCGCGATCCAGGGGGAGCTGGCGGGTTAGGTgcccccctcttctccctgcccccctccgggCCCGCGTCGTGTGTCCCCCCCCAGAGATGATGCAGCAGGACGAGTCGAGCTCTCCAGTCTCCCCGGCCGACGACAGCCTGAGCAACAGCGAAGAGGAGCCCGAccggcagcagcagcccagcaaCAAGCGAGGGGGGCGCAAGCGGAGATCCAGCCGGCGCAGCGCAGGAGCGGCCGTCGGAGTCGGGGAGGAGCCGTGCAGCCCGGCCCAAGGCAAGCGAGGCAAGAAGTCCGGCGCCGGGggaggcggcggcagcagcagcggcggAGGCAGCCCCCAGTCCTACGAGGAGCTGCAGACCCAGCGGGTCATGGCCAACGTGCGGGAGCGCCAGCGCACCCAGTCCCTGAACGAAGCCTTCGCCGCCCTGCGGAAGAtcatccccaccctgccctcgGACAAGCTCAGCAAGATCCAGACCCTCAAGCTGGCGGCCAGGTACATCGACTTCCTCTACCAGGTCTTACAGAGCGACGAGCTGGACTCCAAGATGGCCAGCTGCAGCTATGTGGCCCACGAGCGGCTCAGCTACGCCTTCTCCGTGTGGAGGATGGAGGGCGCCTGGTCCATGTCCGCATCCCACTAGCAGGGAggggcccccacccgcacccccaggGAAGGAGACCTAGGTAAGGCAGGACGCGGCCCGGGGACGAGCCCATCCCTGCGcgcgtggggctggggaggggggggggagcgtgggggggatggagccctggggcagagctgggaaatatCTGGGCTTGGGCCTGCACCGAGCGAGCCCAACGCTAGTGAGCTGGGAGGGCTCCGCTTGCTGGGTGCCCAGCGGGAGGCGTCTCGAAGGGGCCCGCTGTTCAGCCAGTGCCCCGCCGAGCGGCCCCGGGAGGGGGCTCGAGCCCGGCACCAGAACCACTCGGGACATTTGCAAAGCGTGGGCGGGTGTAACATACAGACGGCTTCCGAGGGGAAACGCGATCGCTTCAGCCAACGTTGCATGAGCGAAGGTGGGGGTTCGGATGGTTTCCTGtccttgctctgtgtgtgtgtgtgagagagagagagagagagagagagagattattccTCCACCGAACCTTCCTTGTAAATtcgctttttaaaaaagaggaatcGGTGTCTCTGGTACACTTGCCTGTGTGCGTTTCCCAATTCCTTTCCCCCTGCTATGGTCCCCccgctcaccccacccccaccgccgggTGCTTTAATTCCTCCTGATTGTGTTGCTGTGCTGGATCACGGTCAGTTGTGTCACAGGCAAAACAGCACAGCTTGCTCGCTCGCTTTCTTCCCTtctgcatacttttttttttttaataaaaagaatcaGTAACAaacctttcctccccctctctgggTTTTTGCAGATGACATTGTTCCCAAAGAAGGAGAAAATGGACAGTCTAGAGACTCTGAAGTTggataccatttaaaaaaataataaaaaaaaaactatgccaAGGATTTTCTTGGAAATGAGAAGAGCTATATCCAAATTCAAAGCAGGGCGTGGGGAGCacttaaagaaagaaagaggcaagGGTGCTTGGACAGTGACCACCCAGATAGGCATCTGCACAATCCACACATCTCTGCATTCTGATAGAAGTCTGaacagtgttttggttttttttaattttgacgAAGAATGttggaatttaatttttttgcatgCATGCATTCCCAAGAGGTCGTGCCTATGAGCCATTGATGAAAGGAAAATACATTATTGTGGACTTTCGCCGTTCTCGAATGGtcataatgaaaaacaaaacaaacattagaGATGAAAACTTTTTAGGGGGAAAACAAACTGGGCTCAAACTGTTATACACAAACCTACCCGGTTcctacttttttattattattttttcctctgagaaaaaaataaacattttatttatttattgatgaCCCATGTTAAAATGCAAATAGATCCGGTGTCTAAATGCATTCATATTTTTATGGTTGTTTTGTAAATATCATTGTATATTATTTTtctgcaataaataaatatgattGAAATTTTAAGAACCTTAAAGTTTGATCTATATGAAAAAGCTGGGTTGAAGCTGGAGAGAAATACCTGCTTGTTGAGCTGTAAAGACACCCAAGAGAGAGGGGGCACTAATATAAACAAACGGGGCGAAAAACGCAAATAAACTAGCTACTGACAGACACAGGCAAGTTATTTATAGAGACAGCTTTATTATTCTACTTTAGTGCTCATTGGACTTTGAGGTCGGATATCTCTGTGTCTCCTTATTTTAATCAGAACTCCAAATAACGGAATTGTTTTAGCCACCGATCTAAAGTAATGGCATTCTTTCCCCAGACCATTTGCCTCCGAAATGTAAGCCAGAAAGATGGCATATGCCCCCTGCCATTGCTCTGTGCACAGCAAATTGTATTGATTTAACTAAAAAAGAGTCGA carries:
- the TWIST1 gene encoding twist-related protein 1, whose amino-acid sequence is MMQQDESSSPVSPADDSLSNSEEEPDRQQQPSNKRGGRKRRSSRRSAGAAVGVGEEPCSPAQGKRGKKSGAGGGGGSSSGGGSPQSYEELQTQRVMANVRERQRTQSLNEAFAALRKIIPTLPSDKLSKIQTLKLAARYIDFLYQVLQSDELDSKMASCSYVAHERLSYAFSVWRMEGAWSMSASH